The Mercurialis annua linkage group LG8, ddMerAnnu1.2, whole genome shotgun sequence genome window below encodes:
- the LOC126661640 gene encoding GDSL esterase/lipase At2g31540-like, translating into MSNSKSNVGMKEVVQFGDILPRIKNASKIMCSLQVFTKTDLCQTTINIFICLAIFLYSSCYSIATSNTSLPKFPAVFFFGDSIFDTGNNNYIKTIFRANYRPYGQDINGGVPTGRFSNGKLIPDMLASILGIKDSVPPYLDPNLSDNDLITGVNFASSSGGFDERTSLLTNVISVSTQVNYFKDYITRLKGIVGEKKAMKIINSSLVVLDGGTNDFNFNIFDIPARRFEMTATQYIDFLLNKEEDAIRELYDLGVRSFIVAGILPIGSLPLQTSSRHIDPFQLAYSLDEQNKISLDYNKKLISLLIKLQQSLPTSKLVYTDFYFTILGMITNPTKYGFEETKNGCCGSLILKQGILCDPITPPCKDPSKYLFWDRIHPTSTAYEYIINFMVQNVLPKFLS; encoded by the exons ATGTCGAATTCAAAGAGCAATGTAGGAATGAAGGAGGTGGTTCAGTTTGGTGATATCTTGCCTCGGATCAAAAACGCCTCTAAAATAATGTGTTCTCTACAAGTATTCACAAAAACAGACCTTTGCCAAA CAACCATCAACATCTTTATTTGCTTAGCAATATTTCTTTATAGCAGTTGCTATTCTATAGCGACAAGTAATACTTCCTTACCGAAATTTCCAGCAGTTTTCTTTTTTGGTGATTCTATATTTGATACCGGTAATAATAACTATATCAAGACAATATTTAGGGCTAATTATCGCCCTTATGGTCAAGATATTAATGGCGGTGTTCCTACAGGTAGATTTTCTAATGGAAAACTTATTCCTGACATGTTGGCTTCCATTCTTGGAATTAAGGACAGTGTCCCTCCATACTTGGATCCTAATCTTTCTGATAATGATCTTATTACCGGTGTTAATTTTGCATCATCTAGTGGCGGATTTGATGAAAGAACATCTCTCTTAACCAACGTTATTTCTGTTTCGACgcaagtaaattattttaaggaCTACATAACAAGACTTAAAGGAATTGTTGGAGAGAAAAAAGCTATGAAAATAATCAATTCTTCATTGGTGGTATTAGATGGTGGAACCAATGATTTTAACTTCAATATATTTGATATTCCTGCAAGAAGATTCGAAATGACAGCAACCCAATACATAGATTTTCTATTAAATAAGGAGGAAGATGCTATTAGG GAATTGTACGATCTTGGAGTGCGATCTTTTATAGTAGCTGGAATTCTTCCTATTGGCTCTTTACCCCTTCAAACAAGTTCGAGACATATTGATCCATTTCAGCTAGCATATAGTTTGgatgaacaaaataaaatatctcTGGATTATAATAAGAAGCTCATTAGcctattaattaaattacagcAAAGTCTTCCGACATCAAAACTTGTCTATACCGACTTCTATTTCACAATATTGGGCATGATCACTAATCCCACCAAATATG GTTTTGAGGAAACAAAGAATGGGTGTTGTGGAAGCCTTATTCTAAAACAAGGTATTTTATGTGATCCGATAACTCCACCATGTAAAGACCCTTCAAAGTATTTATTTTGGGATAGAATTCATCCCACTTCAACAGCTTACGAgtacattattaattttatggTGCAAAACGTGCTTCCTAAATTTCTCTCCTAG